One window of the Hyperolius riggenbachi isolate aHypRig1 chromosome 5, aHypRig1.pri, whole genome shotgun sequence genome contains the following:
- the NHLRC1 gene encoding E3 ubiquitin-protein ligase NHLRC1, with product MSSTPQKEIRTMKDFLDETEINLLECKVCFEKYSHQQRHRPKNLPCGHTICHDCVSSLCNPGNSKLECPFCRKACRKSETSICLPVLHLLEIIGRVAPDRPEARPSACRTELKSASFKLSTSFGGWGVLFNPTGTAFCSNTGCLLVTHDGKRRISRFTINGKLVHEMGEKVNAENGLVYAVGVAVTMDGYVIVTDAGDRSLKVYTQSGRCTLVVKKTFLLPWGLAVNSENKVIVSDPDANSLVFITADFGQGSVKNTLSLCPGLSQPKEIAVSQADGSLIVVEHLTKDSKNSSSTRIKIFNNKMKLMRQIDSFSLSMLLPLAVHTSAVAFDQEGNILVADVNNRCVICLKNMEESKTLNHVVASGLSYPVAISVMEHGSIAVLDSGNHSVLVYSP from the coding sequence ATGTCTTCCACACCACAGAAAGAAATCAGAACTATGAAGGATTTTTTGGATGAAACAGAAATTAATCTACTTGAATGCAAGGTCTGTTTTGAAAAATACAGTCACCAGCAGAGACACAGGCCTAAGAACCTTCCTTGTGGCCATACTATATGTCATGATTGTGTTTCATCTCTCTGCAACCCAGGAAATTCAAAGCTCGAATGTCCTTTCTGCCGCAAAGCTTGCAGAAAGTCTGAGACCAGCATATGCCTTCCCGTCTTGCATCTCCTGGAGATCATTGGTCGTGTGGCTCCTGATCGCCCAGAGGCACGACCCTCAGCTTGTAGAACAGAACTAAAGTCAGCAAGTTTTAAACTTAGCACATCTTTTGGCGGCTGGGGTGTGCTTTTCAACCCCACAGGCACTGCATTCTGTTCTAAtactggctgcttgcttgtgacACATGATGGCAAAAGGAGAATTTCAAGGTTCACGATTAATGGAAAGCTAGTTCATGAAATGGGTGAAAAGGTCAATGCAGAAAATGGTCTGGTTTATGCAGTCGGTGTGGCAGTTACAATGGATGGATATGTTATTGTAACAGATGCAGGAGATCGTTCCCTAAAGGTTTATACTCAGTCTGGAAGGTGCACCTTGGTTGTCAAGAAGACTTTCCTGTTGCCATGGGGCTTAGCTGTGAATTCTGAAAACAAAGTCATAGTTTCTGACCCAGATGCCAACAGTCTTGTTTTTATAACTGCTGACTTCGGCCAAGGTAGCGTCAAGAACACTTTAAGCCTATGCCCTGGCTTGAGCCAACCCAAGGAGATTGCAGTTAGTCAAGCAGATGGATCACTTATTGTGGTTGAACATCTGACAAAAGACAGCAAAAACTCTTCCAGTACTCGAATTAAGATTTTCAATAACAAGATGAAGCTCATGAGACAAATTGATAGTTTTAGTCTAAGCATGCTCCTACCCTTAGCTGTGCATACATCTGCAGTGGCATTTGATCAAGAAGGAAATATTTTAGTAGCAGATGTTAATAATAGATGTGTAATTTGCTTAAAGAACATGGAAGAAAGTAAAACGTTGAACCATGTTGTTGCCAGTGGCCTTTCATACCCAGTGGCAATATCAGTGATGGAGCATGGCTCAATTGCCGTTCTAGATAGTGGCAATCACTCTGTACTAGTATACTCCCCATAA